The following are encoded in a window of Candidatus Thermoplasmatota archaeon genomic DNA:
- a CDS encoding cold shock domain-containing protein: MEGTVKRWMTSYGFIEAEGTKEDIFVHQSEVKGNKPLMVGQKVKFDVKEESRGPKAVNVEVIEG, translated from the coding sequence ATGGAAGGAACAGTTAAAAGATGGATGACATCTTATGGGTTTATTGAGGCAGAAGGAACGAAGGAAGATATTTTTGTTCACCAGTCTGAAGTGAAAGGAAATAAACCATTGATGGTTGGACAAAAAGTGAAATTTGATGTAAAGGAAGAATCGAGAGGACCAAAGGCGGTAAACGTTGAAGTGATAGAAGGATAG